From the genome of Paracoccus seriniphilus, one region includes:
- the rplT gene encoding 50S ribosomal protein L20, giving the protein MARVKSGKVTHARHKKVLKAAKGYYGARSRNFRTATQAVDKANQYATRDRKNRKRNFRALWIQRINAAVRAVDAEMTYSRFINLLSKAGIEVDRKVLADLAVNEPEAFGAIVEKAKAAA; this is encoded by the coding sequence ATGGCACGAGTGAAATCCGGCAAGGTCACCCACGCCCGCCACAAGAAGGTTCTGAAGGCGGCGAAGGGCTATTATGGCGCCCGTTCGCGCAACTTCCGCACCGCCACGCAGGCCGTGGACAAGGCCAACCAATACGCCACCCGCGACCGCAAGAACCGCAAGCGCAATTTCCGCGCCCTGTGGATCCAGCGGATCAACGCGGCTGTTCGTGCGGTTGACGCCGAAATGACCTATTCGCGCTTTATCAACCTGCTGTCGAAAGCCGGCATCGAGGTTGACCGCAAAGTTCTGGCCGATCTGGCCGTGAACGAGCCCGAAGCTTTCGGTGCGATCGTCGAGAAGGCCAAAGCTGCAGCCTGA
- the rpmI gene encoding 50S ribosomal protein L35 produces the protein MPKMKTKAAAKKRFSFTASGKVKSGQAGKRHGMIKRTTKFIRDARGTTVLTDADAKIVKKYMPYNR, from the coding sequence ATGCCGAAGATGAAGACCAAAGCGGCCGCCAAGAAGCGGTTCTCGTTCACGGCTTCGGGTAAGGTGAAATCGGGTCAGGCTGGCAAACGCCACGGCATGATCAAACGCACCACCAAGTTCATTCGCGACGCGCGCGGCACCACCGTCCTGACGGATGCGGATGCCAAGATCGTCAAGAAATACATGCCCTACAACCGCTGA
- the pyk gene encoding pyruvate kinase has product MRRHRNVKIVATLGPASSSKEMIRALFEAGADVFRLNMSHGSHDDHRERHATIREIEAETGRPIAILADLQGPKLRVGQFADGPYDLEVGADFRFDLEATPGDASRVQLPHPEIFAALEKGSELLVNDGKIRLTVNECGADFANCTVTVGGAISDRKGVNVPDVVLPLAALSDKDRADLEFACELGVDWLALSFVQRPEDVEEAKQLAKGRAAVLSKIEKPAAVRAFAEILKASDGIMVARGDLGVELPVHSVPPIQKRLVRACRAAAKPVIVATQMLESMIDSPMPTRAEVSDVANAIYEGTDAVMLSAESAAGSFPVEAVTTMDNVARSVEADANYRAILEASRSANLHSVADAIVTAAREIAETTDIAAICAFTQSGTTVSLVARERPRVPILAMSPVVTVLRRMCLTWGTHCVLTPRLSRFKEAVVLSARAARDFGFADETRQVVLTAGVPFNVPGTTNILRITPCDERLIYASDPE; this is encoded by the coding sequence ATGAGACGACATCGCAATGTGAAAATCGTGGCAACCTTGGGGCCCGCCTCAAGCAGCAAGGAGATGATCCGCGCCTTGTTCGAGGCCGGGGCCGATGTGTTCCGCCTGAACATGAGCCATGGCAGCCATGACGATCACCGCGAACGTCATGCCACGATCCGCGAAATCGAGGCCGAGACCGGGCGCCCCATCGCCATCCTGGCCGATTTGCAAGGCCCGAAACTGCGTGTCGGGCAATTCGCGGATGGTCCCTATGATCTGGAAGTCGGTGCCGATTTCCGCTTTGATCTGGAAGCGACCCCCGGCGATGCCAGCCGTGTGCAGTTGCCCCATCCAGAGATCTTTGCGGCTTTGGAAAAGGGTAGCGAGCTTCTGGTCAATGACGGCAAGATTCGTCTGACCGTGAATGAATGCGGTGCCGATTTCGCCAATTGCACGGTGACCGTGGGGGGCGCGATTTCCGACCGCAAGGGTGTGAATGTGCCCGATGTGGTGCTGCCGCTGGCGGCCCTGTCTGACAAGGACCGCGCGGATCTGGAGTTCGCCTGTGAACTGGGCGTGGACTGGTTGGCGCTGTCCTTCGTGCAGCGTCCCGAGGATGTCGAAGAGGCCAAGCAACTGGCCAAGGGGCGTGCTGCGGTTCTTTCGAAAATCGAAAAGCCCGCCGCAGTGCGTGCCTTTGCCGAAATTCTGAAGGCGTCTGACGGCATCATGGTCGCGCGTGGCGATCTGGGCGTCGAACTGCCGGTGCATTCGGTGCCGCCGATCCAGAAACGCCTGGTGCGGGCCTGCCGCGCGGCTGCCAAGCCGGTGATCGTCGCGACGCAGATGCTGGAATCGATGATCGACAGCCCGATGCCGACCCGCGCCGAGGTCAGCGATGTGGCGAATGCGATCTATGAAGGCACCGATGCGGTGATGCTGTCAGCCGAAAGCGCCGCCGGCTCCTTTCCGGTCGAGGCGGTCACGACGATGGACAATGTTGCCCGCTCGGTCGAGGCAGATGCCAACTACCGTGCCATTCTGGAGGCTTCGCGCAGCGCCAATCTGCACAGCGTTGCCGATGCGATCGTGACCGCGGCCCGTGAAATCGCGGAAACCACCGATATTGCCGCAATCTGCGCCTTTACCCAATCCGGCACGACGGTCAGCCTGGTCGCGCGCGAACGCCCACGGGTGCCGATCCTGGCCATGAGCCCGGTCGTCACGGTGCTGCGCCGGATGTGCCTGACATGGGGCACCCATTGCGTGCTGACCCCGCGGCTCAGCCGCTTCAAGGAAGCCGTGGTCCTTTCTGCCCGTGCGGCGCGCGATTTTGGCTTTGCCGACGAGACGCGGCAGGTCGTTCTGACCGCGGGTGTGCCCTTCAATGTACCCGGAACCACCAACATCCTGCGCATCACCCCCTGTGACGAGCGGTTGATTTACGCCTCGGATCCGGAATAG
- a CDS encoding N-formylglutamate amidohydrolase — MTQQAFRTHGENRQSRWLITCDHASNHVPDWINGGDLGIAAEDMARHIAFDVGAAGLAEQLADRLDAPAILSQFSRLVIDPNRGEDDPTLLMRLYDGTVIPANKHAGIAEREERLQRLHRPYHNALEQLAGRHPARCICAVHSFTPQLRGRPPRPWQVGILYSHRDARLGPVLVQACRDQGWVTGENQPYSGHLDGDSIDRHALRQGRPNVLIEVRNDLIATPEGQADWAARLAPVLTQVLAATNL, encoded by the coding sequence ATGACACAGCAAGCCTTTCGCACCCATGGTGAAAACCGTCAGTCCCGTTGGCTGATCACATGTGATCACGCCAGCAATCATGTGCCCGACTGGATCAATGGCGGCGACCTGGGCATTGCGGCAGAGGATATGGCGCGTCACATCGCCTTTGACGTCGGCGCTGCAGGCCTTGCCGAACAGCTTGCCGACCGGCTGGACGCTCCGGCCATCCTGTCGCAATTCTCGCGACTGGTCATCGACCCGAATCGCGGCGAGGACGATCCGACCCTGCTGATGCGCCTGTATGACGGCACGGTCATTCCGGCCAACAAACATGCCGGCATCGCCGAACGCGAAGAACGGCTGCAGCGGCTGCACCGCCCCTATCACAATGCGCTTGAACAGCTGGCGGGCCGCCATCCCGCACGCTGCATCTGCGCGGTGCACAGCTTCACCCCACAATTGCGTGGCCGCCCTCCCCGCCCCTGGCAGGTCGGCATCCTCTATTCACATCGTGACGCAAGGCTGGGGCCTGTTCTGGTGCAGGCATGCCGGGATCAGGGCTGGGTGACGGGTGAAAACCAGCCCTACAGCGGCCATCTGGATGGCGATTCGATTGACCGACACGCGTTGCGACAGGGCAGACCCAATGTCCTGATCGAGGTCAGGAACGACCTGATCGCAACACCCGAAGGTCAGGCCGACTGGGCCGCCCGCCTTGCCCCCGTGCTGACACAGGTGCTTGCCGCGACCAATCTGTGA
- a CDS encoding D-amino-acid transaminase, translated as MTTVRTVYVNGEFLPEDQAHVSIFDRGFLMADGVYEVVSVLDGKLLDFAGHMARLERSLAELQIPNPLSAEEYLAIHRDLVARNEITDGLVYLQVTRGNPGDRDFAYPSADTPQTVVMFTQSKPGLADAPAARTGWKVISVEDLRWHRRDIKTVQLLYPSMAKMEAKARGVDDAWLVEDGKVTEGTSNNAYIVKDGKIITRQLSQDILHGITRAAVLRFAREAQMQVEERSFTIEEAQSADEAFVTSASAFVMPVVEVDGQPVGTGQVGQVATRLREIYLEESRKAVV; from the coding sequence ATGACGACGGTGCGGACAGTCTATGTGAATGGCGAATTTCTTCCGGAAGATCAGGCCCATGTTTCGATTTTCGACCGCGGTTTCCTGATGGCCGACGGCGTCTATGAAGTGGTCAGCGTGCTGGATGGCAAATTGCTGGATTTTGCCGGCCACATGGCGCGGCTTGAACGTTCGCTTGCGGAACTGCAGATTCCCAACCCGCTGAGCGCAGAGGAATATCTGGCGATCCATCGTGATCTGGTCGCGCGGAACGAGATCACCGACGGGCTGGTCTATCTGCAGGTGACGCGTGGCAATCCCGGTGACCGCGACTTTGCCTATCCTTCGGCGGATACGCCGCAGACGGTGGTGATGTTCACCCAGTCCAAACCGGGTCTGGCCGATGCTCCGGCTGCCCGCACCGGCTGGAAGGTGATCAGTGTCGAGGATCTGCGCTGGCATCGGCGCGACATCAAGACCGTGCAACTGCTGTATCCCTCGATGGCCAAGATGGAGGCCAAGGCCAGGGGTGTCGACGATGCCTGGCTGGTCGAGGATGGCAAGGTGACCGAGGGCACCTCGAACAACGCCTATATCGTCAAGGACGGCAAGATCATCACCCGCCAGCTCAGCCAGGACATCCTGCATGGCATCACCCGCGCCGCGGTCCTGCGCTTTGCGCGCGAGGCGCAGATGCAGGTCGAAGAGCGCAGCTTTACCATCGAAGAGGCGCAATCGGCTGACGAAGCCTTTGTCACTTCGGCCTCGGCATTCGTGATGCCGGTCGTGGAAGTTGACGGCCAGCCGGTCGGAACCGGGCAGGTCGGACAGGTCGCGACGCGTCTGCGCGAGATCTATCTGGAAGAAAGCCGCAAGGCGGTCGTCTGA
- a CDS encoding L-malyl-CoA/beta-methylmalyl-CoA lyase, with the protein MSFRTQPLPPARLNRCQLFGPGSRDGLFEKMASSAADVINIDLEDSVAPDDKDKARRNTIAAINDVDWGDKTLSVRINGLDTPFWYRDVVDLLEQAGERLDQIMIPKAGNASDIYAVDALVTAIEAAKGRSKRINFEAIIETSAGICHVEEIAASSPRLQAISLGAADFAASMGMATTGIGGTQENYYMHHEGQKYWSDPWHWAQANIVAACRTHGLLPVDGPFGDFKDDEGFRAQARRSATLGMVGKWAIHPSQIALANEVFSPSEAAVTEAREILAAMEEAKRSGAGATVYKGRLVDIASIKQAEVIVRQAEMIQNK; encoded by the coding sequence ATGAGCTTCCGCACTCAACCTCTGCCGCCCGCCCGCCTGAACCGCTGTCAGCTGTTCGGCCCCGGCTCTCGCGATGGTTTGTTCGAGAAGATGGCCAGCTCTGCCGCCGATGTCATCAATATCGATCTGGAAGATTCGGTCGCCCCCGATGACAAGGACAAGGCGCGCCGCAATACCATCGCGGCGATCAATGATGTCGACTGGGGCGACAAGACCCTGTCGGTGCGCATCAACGGTCTGGATACGCCCTTCTGGTATCGCGATGTGGTCGATCTGCTGGAACAGGCGGGCGAGCGTCTGGACCAGATCATGATCCCCAAGGCCGGCAATGCCAGCGACATTTATGCCGTCGATGCGCTTGTCACCGCGATCGAGGCCGCCAAGGGCCGCAGCAAGCGGATCAATTTCGAAGCCATCATCGAAACCTCGGCCGGCATCTGCCACGTCGAGGAGATCGCCGCCTCTTCCCCGCGCCTGCAGGCGATCAGTCTTGGTGCCGCCGATTTCGCCGCCTCGATGGGCATGGCGACCACCGGCATCGGCGGGACTCAGGAAAACTACTACATGCATCACGAGGGCCAGAAGTATTGGTCAGATCCCTGGCATTGGGCGCAGGCGAATATCGTTGCCGCCTGCCGGACGCATGGATTGCTGCCGGTTGACGGCCCCTTTGGCGACTTCAAGGATGACGAGGGCTTCCGCGCCCAGGCCCGCCGCTCGGCCACATTGGGCATGGTCGGGAAATGGGCCATTCACCCCAGCCAGATCGCGCTGGCCAATGAGGTGTTCTCGCCTTCCGAGGCCGCCGTCACCGAAGCCCGCGAAATTCTGGCCGCCATGGAAGAGGCCAAACGTTCCGGCGCAGGCGCCACTGTCTACAAGGGCCGCCTGGTTGACATCGCTTCGATCAAACAGGCCGAAGTGATTGTAAGACAGGCAGAAATGATCCAGAACAAATAG
- a CDS encoding TIGR02186 family protein — protein sequence MRALFALMMSLCLFSGAALAQQGGGSTVPLHPDDQGHSLYPHPGLARVEVEPEPHVPPEQVVAGLSRDSVAITASFDGSEILIYGAVKRETPIPEGDPLQVIVTIEAPAEPLTIWRKDRKLGIWINSESVNVGAAPGFYAVATSGPLDEILDPAFDNRYRISLPLALRAFGGEIDVDDVVPYTEALIRLRKADGLYRLDEGSVKVVDQTLFRADISLPANLIEGNYKTRIFLLRGGEVVDMYLAPIEVRKVGLERWLYRLAFDDPLMYGLMSLFVAVAAGWGASEAFRKLRRA from the coding sequence ATGCGTGCTCTGTTCGCCCTGATGATGTCGCTCTGCCTGTTCAGTGGTGCCGCACTGGCGCAGCAGGGGGGCGGATCGACCGTGCCGCTGCACCCTGACGATCAGGGCCATTCGCTGTATCCCCATCCCGGTCTTGCCCGGGTCGAGGTCGAACCCGAACCCCACGTTCCGCCCGAGCAGGTCGTGGCGGGGCTGTCGCGGGATTCGGTCGCGATCACCGCCAGTTTCGATGGGTCGGAGATTCTGATCTATGGTGCGGTCAAGCGCGAAACGCCGATCCCCGAAGGCGATCCCCTGCAGGTCATCGTGACCATAGAGGCTCCGGCCGAGCCGCTGACCATCTGGCGCAAGGACCGCAAGCTGGGGATCTGGATCAATTCGGAAAGCGTCAATGTCGGCGCGGCACCCGGCTTCTATGCCGTTGCCACCAGCGGGCCGCTGGATGAAATTCTGGATCCCGCCTTTGACAATCGCTACCGCATTTCATTGCCGCTGGCACTGCGCGCCTTTGGCGGAGAGATCGATGTCGATGATGTCGTGCCCTACACCGAGGCGTTGATCCGACTGCGCAAGGCGGATGGATTGTATCGTCTGGACGAAGGCAGCGTGAAGGTCGTGGATCAGACGCTGTTTCGCGCCGATATCAGCCTGCCGGCCAATCTGATCGAAGGCAACTACAAGACGCGGATCTTCCTGCTGCGCGGGGGGGAGGTCGTGGATATGTATCTGGCGCCGATCGAGGTGCGCAAGGTCGGGCTGGAGCGCTGGCTCTATCGTCTCGCTTTCGATGACCCGCTGATGTATGGGCTGATGTCGCTTTTCGTCGCGGTCGCGGCAGGATGGGGCGCATCCGAGGCCTTCAGGAAACTGCGCCGGGCCTGA
- a CDS encoding sulfite exporter TauE/SafE family protein: protein MQIYLPIAEVSVNALTLTGLGGLVGLMSGLFGVGGGFLITPLLFFIGIPPAIAVATGANQVVASSVSGVLAHVKRKTVDFRMGGVLLAGGLVGSWLGVYVFTILQELGQVDLVVQLCYVVFLGLIGLMMLQESLRALRRSKNPTYRKRLHQHMWVHRWPAKMKFRASGLYISVFPPLLVGVAVGILAAIMGVGGGFIMVPAMIYLLGMPTKVVVGTSLFQITFVTAFTTLMHAISYNTVDIMLAVLLIVGGVIGAQIGTTLGAKLRAEQLRILLALLVLLVCGKLALDLFLQPDELYSISAGEH from the coding sequence ATGCAGATCTACCTTCCCATTGCCGAGGTATCGGTCAATGCGCTTACCCTGACCGGTCTTGGCGGCCTGGTCGGGCTGATGAGTGGTCTTTTCGGGGTTGGCGGCGGATTTCTGATTACGCCGCTGCTGTTCTTTATCGGTATCCCGCCGGCGATTGCGGTCGCGACCGGGGCCAATCAGGTGGTGGCCTCATCGGTGTCGGGCGTGCTGGCCCATGTCAAACGAAAGACCGTCGATTTCCGGATGGGCGGGGTGCTGCTGGCTGGCGGTCTGGTTGGCTCGTGGCTGGGCGTCTATGTCTTTACCATCCTGCAAGAACTGGGCCAGGTCGATCTGGTCGTGCAGCTTTGCTATGTCGTCTTCCTTGGGCTGATCGGCCTGATGATGCTGCAGGAAAGCCTGCGTGCGCTGCGCCGGTCCAAGAATCCCACCTATCGCAAGCGTCTGCACCAGCACATGTGGGTGCATCGCTGGCCGGCCAAGATGAAATTCAGGGCCTCGGGTCTGTATATCAGCGTTTTCCCACCTTTGCTGGTCGGGGTGGCGGTCGGCATTCTGGCAGCGATCATGGGGGTCGGCGGGGGCTTCATCATGGTTCCGGCGATGATCTACCTTCTGGGCATGCCCACGAAGGTCGTCGTGGGCACCTCGCTGTTCCAGATCACCTTCGTGACCGCTTTCACCACCCTGATGCATGCCATCAGCTATAACACCGTGGATATCATGCTGGCGGTGCTGCTGATTGTCGGCGGGGTCATCGGTGCGCAGATCGGCACCACGCTGGGGGCGAAACTGCGGGCCGAACAGTTGCGTATTCTGCTGGCGCTGCTGGTGCTGCTGGTCTGCGGCAAGCTGGCGCTGGATCTGTTCCTGCAGCCCGACGAACTGTATTCCATCAGTGCAGGAGAACATTGA
- the surE gene encoding 5'/3'-nucleotidase SurE: protein MRILITNDDGINAPGLQVLEEIAAELAGPGGEVWTVAPAFEQSGVAHCISYSHPTMVARLAERRFAAEGSPADCVLAAISDIMVDARPDLVLSGVNRGNNAGENVMYSGTVGGAMEAALQGLPAIALSQYLGPRTADLQDPFETARQHGAGVVRRLLDYGDWESDADFRLFYNVNFPPVPASGVQGIRVTPQGRRRETSFGVVPYTAPNGRRFMWVSGGSQQTPAAEGSDVSANLAGFVSVTPMRADLTCHNSLDGLAKALNGDMLACSQPTNSDAG from the coding sequence ATGCGCATACTCATTACCAATGACGACGGAATCAACGCGCCGGGCCTTCAGGTTCTGGAAGAGATCGCCGCCGAACTGGCCGGCCCGGGCGGCGAGGTCTGGACCGTCGCACCCGCCTTTGAACAATCGGGCGTTGCCCATTGCATCAGCTATTCGCATCCCACCATGGTGGCACGGCTTGCCGAGCGCCGCTTTGCCGCCGAGGGCAGCCCGGCCGATTGCGTTCTCGCCGCGATCTCGGACATCATGGTTGATGCCCGCCCCGACCTGGTGCTCTCTGGCGTGAACCGTGGCAACAACGCCGGTGAAAACGTCATGTATTCCGGCACGGTGGGCGGCGCGATGGAGGCCGCCTTGCAGGGCCTGCCCGCAATTGCCCTGTCGCAATATCTTGGCCCACGCACCGCGGATCTTCAGGATCCGTTTGAAACCGCCCGCCAACATGGCGCCGGGGTCGTCCGGCGGCTTCTGGATTATGGCGACTGGGAATCCGATGCGGATTTCCGGCTGTTCTACAATGTGAATTTCCCGCCGGTTCCGGCGTCGGGCGTTCAGGGCATCCGCGTCACCCCCCAGGGACGGCGGCGCGAAACCAGCTTTGGCGTCGTGCCCTATACCGCACCGAACGGGCGTCGCTTCATGTGGGTGTCTGGCGGATCGCAGCAGACGCCGGCCGCAGAGGGCAGTGATGTCTCTGCCAATCTGGCCGGTTTCGTATCCGTGACGCCGATGCGCGCAGATCTGACCTGCCACAACTCGCTCGACGGATTGGCCAAAGCGCTGAATGGCGATATGCTTGCTTGCAGCCAGCCAACGAATAGCGACGCCGGATGA
- a CDS encoding protein-L-isoaspartate(D-aspartate) O-methyltransferase encodes MSEQDDNEDSAAERKMRFLFQLRSRGVTDPRVLDAMERIDRGLFVRGQFSDRAYEDTPLPIPCGQTISQPSVVGLMTQALNVGPRDTVLEVGTGSGYQATVLSGLCRRVYTVDRHRRLVQEAEVIFRELGLSNITAQVADGSRGLPDQAPFDRILVTAAAEDPPGSLLAQLKIGGIMVVPVGQSDAVQTLIRVTRTETGFDYDELRQVRFVPLVEGLGQT; translated from the coding sequence ATGAGCGAACAGGACGACAACGAGGATAGTGCAGCCGAGCGCAAGATGCGTTTTCTGTTTCAGCTTCGCTCTCGTGGCGTGACCGATCCACGTGTTCTGGATGCCATGGAGCGCATAGATCGCGGATTGTTCGTGCGTGGCCAGTTTTCCGACCGCGCCTATGAGGATACGCCGCTTCCCATCCCCTGCGGGCAAACCATCAGCCAGCCCTCGGTGGTCGGGTTGATGACACAGGCCCTGAATGTCGGACCACGCGACACGGTTCTGGAGGTCGGCACCGGCTCTGGCTATCAGGCCACGGTCCTGTCGGGCTTGTGCCGGCGCGTCTATACCGTGGACCGCCACAGGCGTCTGGTCCAGGAAGCCGAGGTGATCTTTCGCGAATTGGGCCTGTCCAATATCACCGCACAGGTCGCCGATGGCTCGCGCGGGTTGCCCGATCAGGCGCCATTCGATCGGATTCTGGTGACAGCCGCGGCCGAGGATCCGCCCGGCTCGCTGTTGGCACAACTGAAGATCGGCGGTATCATGGTGGTGCCGGTCGGGCAGTCGGACGCCGTGCAGACGCTGATCCGCGTTACCCGAACCGAAACGGGATTCGACTATGACGAATTGCGCCAGGTGCGTTTCGTCCCGCTGGTCGAGGGGTTGGGACAGACATGA
- a CDS encoding LysM peptidoglycan-binding domain-containing protein: MSRTSLQIMAAGVTLAALASCGPTTGFDPDLRGWVTGNLNTSEAAAKAVPRPAADSRGIITFPNYQVVVARKGDTPAMIAARLGLGASELAKYNALSPDTPLEAGATLVLPRTVAAGTAVSAGTTSTTGLVSDPFAGEPAKQTEAEKSAAPQSKPTTVQPKQHVVVAGETAWSISRKYGVSVQDLASWNGLPDSMDVRIGQRLMIPVAGQEPKDPTAITTAPGSGSPTPRPPSAAEPLPKEETAPAAAPGPKPPATDLGSTRTAASSDGRFKMPVSGSIIRVYEKGKNDGIDIAAAAGAPVKAAGSGTVAAITRDTAGVPIVVVRHDGGLMTVYTGLETLDVAKGESVSSGQDIGEAGKTGVVHFEVRRGFESVDPEDYLN; this comes from the coding sequence ATGAGCAGGACTTCCTTGCAGATCATGGCGGCAGGCGTGACCCTTGCCGCGCTGGCGTCATGCGGACCAACGACCGGCTTTGATCCGGATCTGCGCGGCTGGGTGACCGGTAATCTGAACACTTCCGAGGCCGCCGCGAAGGCCGTGCCGCGGCCCGCCGCGGATTCCCGCGGCATCATCACCTTCCCGAACTATCAGGTGGTGGTCGCACGCAAGGGGGACACCCCCGCGATGATCGCCGCCCGACTGGGACTCGGCGCATCCGAATTGGCCAAATATAACGCCCTGAGCCCCGACACGCCGCTGGAGGCCGGGGCAACACTGGTCCTGCCAAGAACCGTGGCGGCCGGGACCGCCGTCTCGGCAGGAACAACGAGCACCACCGGGCTTGTCAGCGACCCCTTTGCGGGCGAACCCGCAAAGCAGACCGAGGCCGAGAAATCCGCGGCACCGCAAAGCAAGCCGACCACGGTTCAGCCCAAACAGCACGTCGTCGTCGCCGGGGAAACGGCATGGTCGATCTCGCGCAAATACGGCGTCAGCGTGCAGGATCTGGCCAGTTGGAACGGCCTGCCGGATTCCATGGATGTGCGAATCGGCCAGCGCCTGATGATCCCCGTTGCCGGGCAGGAACCCAAGGATCCCACCGCAATCACCACCGCACCGGGCAGTGGCAGCCCCACGCCACGCCCCCCTTCGGCTGCCGAACCGCTGCCCAAGGAAGAGACCGCCCCGGCTGCAGCCCCCGGCCCCAAGCCTCCTGCAACCGATCTGGGCTCGACCCGCACGGCCGCATCATCGGACGGACGTTTCAAGATGCCGGTCAGCGGGTCCATCATTCGCGTCTATGAGAAAGGCAAGAATGACGGGATCGATATCGCGGCAGCGGCGGGCGCACCGGTCAAGGCTGCCGGCAGCGGCACCGTTGCGGCAATCACCCGCGACACGGCGGGCGTTCCCATTGTTGTCGTGCGCCACGATGGCGGCTTGATGACCGTTTATACGGGACTTGAAACGCTTGACGTGGCCAAGGGAGAATCTGTTTCCTCGGGACAGGACATCGGAGAAGCCGGCAAGACGGGCGTCGTTCATTTCGAAGTGCGCCGCGGCTTTGAAAGTGTTGATCCCGAAGACTATCTGAACTGA
- a CDS encoding TolC family outer membrane protein — MSKLSKIRAVVIAAGISVVTIGQASAETLADTLVAAYRNSALIEQNRAVLRAADEDVASAVAQLRPVVQWIAGHTVSRKEGATTLRTTSLGLSAEMVLYDWGRSQLAIDGAKEQVLATRQALVAIEQDVLLTAAQAFFGVREATEQVALQQNSVKLVSQERQAALDRFEVGEITVTDVALADAQLAEGQASLAAAQGDLEVARETYLAAVGKKAGTLSAPPPLPKLPKNLDAARAIAQKNHPSILQAQRTAAAAELAVAAAAAERNPSLSGSLSAEIVGMNNPENGGYDQPIDGSVGLSLSQTIYSGGSLSAAHRKAMAQRDQARASLLNVARQVSQQVGTAWSNISVARAQIGAIDQQISAAQQAYDGVREEASLGARTTLDVLDAEQSLLEARADKITAEANLQLAHYQLLAAMGLLTVEHLKLGIPTYDPSQYYNAVRNAPRTSKQGESLDRVLRAIGKGN, encoded by the coding sequence GTGAGCAAATTATCCAAGATCCGCGCTGTCGTGATCGCGGCCGGGATATCGGTCGTGACGATCGGGCAGGCCAGTGCCGAGACGTTGGCCGATACTCTGGTCGCGGCCTATCGCAACTCTGCGCTGATCGAACAGAATCGTGCTGTCCTGCGCGCGGCGGATGAAGATGTCGCCAGCGCCGTGGCACAATTGCGGCCGGTGGTGCAGTGGATCGCCGGCCACACGGTCTCGCGTAAGGAAGGCGCAACCACTCTGCGCACCACGTCGCTGGGTCTCAGCGCGGAAATGGTCCTGTATGACTGGGGGCGTTCGCAACTGGCCATCGACGGTGCGAAAGAGCAGGTCCTGGCGACGCGGCAGGCACTTGTCGCCATCGAACAGGATGTGTTGCTGACCGCCGCGCAGGCCTTTTTCGGGGTCCGCGAAGCGACCGAGCAGGTCGCGCTGCAACAGAATTCGGTTAAACTGGTCAGCCAGGAGCGTCAGGCAGCGCTTGACCGTTTCGAGGTTGGCGAGATCACCGTGACCGATGTTGCGCTGGCCGATGCCCAGTTGGCCGAGGGGCAGGCCTCTCTGGCGGCTGCGCAGGGTGACCTGGAGGTTGCGCGCGAAACCTATCTGGCTGCAGTGGGCAAGAAGGCCGGTACGCTTTCGGCACCGCCGCCCTTGCCCAAACTGCCAAAGAATCTGGATGCAGCGCGCGCCATCGCTCAGAAGAATCATCCCTCGATCCTTCAGGCACAACGGACCGCGGCTGCGGCCGAACTGGCCGTGGCGGCAGCAGCGGCGGAACGCAATCCGTCATTGTCGGGGTCGCTGAGCGCGGAAATCGTCGGCATGAACAACCCCGAGAACGGCGGCTATGATCAGCCCATCGATGGTTCGGTCGGGTTGAGCCTGAGCCAGACGATTTACTCGGGCGGCAGTCTCTCTGCCGCGCATCGCAAGGCGATGGCACAGCGCGATCAGGCCCGTGCATCGCTGCTGAATGTTGCGCGTCAGGTCAGCCAGCAGGTGGGCACCGCATGGTCGAATATCTCGGTTGCACGCGCACAGATCGGCGCGATCGATCAGCAGATATCGGCTGCACAGCAGGCCTATGACGGTGTGCGTGAAGAGGCCTCACTGGGCGCACGCACGACTCTGGACGTGCTGGATGCCGAACAGTCGCTGCTGGAGGCCCGCGCCGACAAGATCACGGCGGAAGCCAATCTGCAGTTAGCACATTATCAACTATTGGCTGCTATGGGTTTGTTGACGGTAGAACACCTGAAACTGGGGATTCCGACCTATGACCCATCGCAATACTACAATGCCGTGCGCAACGCGCCGCGCACCAGCAAGCAGGGCGAGAGCCTTGACCGCGTTCTGCGTGCAATCGGCAAGGGCAACTGA